GTAAGTTGGGTTGAAACTAATAGTCAAATCTTCACCAGTCACCTGATCAGTATCGATTTCTTCGTTTACTTTACCAACTTCTGGAGAATGAACATGGGCGCTAACAATACCACCTTTAATTTCAAGCTTCACAGTACCATTTTGAGTCGCACTTGATAAAAGGCGAGCACGCTCCATTGACTGACGTAAGTTTACCACATCAAAAGTAATAGTAGTGTTAAAGTCTGTTGGAATCAAACGATCTGTATCAGGATAGTTTCCTTCGAGGAGACGAGTATAGAAGCTAATATTTTCGCTTCTAAAGAGGATTTGGTTATTGGCAAAGAAAATCTCTACAGTTTCGATATCATCTGTAAATACCGCTGAAAATTCGCGTAGAGAACGGCTAGGAATTACGACATCAAAATCATCACTATTTTTCTCAAGCGTTAATTTTTTCTGGCTTAGACGATGAGAGTCTGTTGCCACTGTTTTTAGCTCCTTATGCTGACTCAATACAAAATGAACACCTGTTAAAATTGGACGACTTTCTTGTGTACTTGCAGCAAAAGCTGTTTCATTGATAATTTTCTTGAGTAATTTTGTTTCAAGAACTAAAGGAGTGCTTGCTGAAATTTCTTGGATTCGTGGATACTGTTCGCTATCTTTTCCTTTTAAGGTAATTTCTGATTTGCCGCTGGTTAAAACAATTTGATTTTGTTCAATTTCTTTAAAATCAAGAGTCACATCAGGTAGGCTAGATACCACATTGATAAAGAAAGAAGCTTCAAGAAGGATCGAACCTAAAGAAGTAATTAATAGACCAGCATCTTCATTTTTTTGAGAAATAAAATTTTCAATTGAAATTTGACCATTTGAACCAATTAAAGTAACACCTTCATTGGTCACGTCAATTTTGACCGTTGATAAAATAGGAATGGCATTTTTAGAACTAATAGC
Above is a genomic segment from Streptococcus sp. SN-1 containing:
- the dnaN gene encoding DNA polymerase III subunit beta, which encodes MIHFSINKNLFLQALNTTKRAISSKNAIPILSTVKIDVTNEGVTLIGSNGQISIENFISQKNEDAGLLITSLGSILLEASFFINVVSSLPDVTLDFKEIEQNQIVLTSGKSEITLKGKDSEQYPRIQEISASTPLVLETKLLKKIINETAFAASTQESRPILTGVHFVLSQHKELKTVATDSHRLSQKKLTLEKNSDDFDVVIPSRSLREFSAVFTDDIETVEIFFANNQILFRSENISFYTRLLEGNYPDTDRLIPTDFNTTITFDVVNLRQSMERARLLSSATQNGTVKLEIKGGIVSAHVHSPEVGKVNEEIDTDQVTGEDLTISFNPTYLIDSLKALNSEKVTISFISAVRPFTLVPADTDEDFMQLITPVRTN